One segment of Gilliamella sp. ESL0441 DNA contains the following:
- a CDS encoding metallophosphoesterase, which translates to MLVIFILSKFWKDFPNYFAPLFSLILCSVYVTVTFDIIHLVSKKRFKPNFFMGYIFTGCVIVLFIIGYLMATHSQIIHYQVKIDKQANVDHMRIVQISDIHINELTQNSFIQRMVKDVNELNADIIVITGDTIDKRLQPFSDAKVSELFKKLKSKYGTYIIFGNHEYLAVNAQNNQGEDIIKAFKNANMTVLRDDIVYLNELGITLIGRDDYSSSKHGINRASLQDLLVFADDSSPIILLDHQPNNLEEPANLGVDLMLSGHTHGGQIFPINVLLKLLYKNSDGIYHNLEKHFTSIVSSGYGYGVMPLRLMTISEIVSIDVTFDNQKNQINN; encoded by the coding sequence ATGTTAGTAATATTTATCTTATCCAAATTCTGGAAAGATTTTCCAAATTATTTTGCTCCACTTTTTAGCTTAATTTTATGTAGTGTATATGTTACGGTTACCTTTGATATTATCCATTTAGTTAGCAAAAAAAGATTTAAGCCCAATTTTTTTATGGGGTATATTTTCACGGGTTGTGTCATTGTACTTTTTATCATTGGCTATCTAATGGCGACCCATTCCCAGATAATTCATTATCAGGTTAAGATTGACAAGCAGGCTAACGTTGATCATATGCGTATTGTTCAAATTAGTGATATTCACATTAATGAATTAACTCAAAACAGCTTTATACAACGAATGGTTAAGGATGTTAATGAGCTTAATGCAGATATTATTGTGATTACTGGTGATACTATTGATAAACGATTGCAGCCATTTAGTGATGCTAAAGTTAGCGAATTGTTCAAAAAGTTAAAATCAAAGTATGGTACTTATATTATTTTTGGTAACCATGAATATTTGGCTGTTAACGCCCAAAATAATCAAGGTGAAGACATAATCAAAGCCTTTAAAAATGCAAATATGACAGTTTTAAGAGATGATATTGTTTATCTAAATGAGTTAGGAATTACATTGATTGGTCGAGATGATTATTCATCATCTAAACATGGAATTAATCGAGCATCCTTGCAAGATTTGCTTGTGTTTGCTGATGATTCTTCACCCATCATTTTATTAGATCATCAGCCAAATAATCTTGAGGAGCCAGCCAATTTAGGTGTTGATTTGATGCTTTCAGGACACACGCATGGTGGACAAATTTTTCCAATCAATGTGTTATTAAAACTTCTGTACAAAAATTCTGATGGTATTTATCATAATTTAGAAAAACACTTTACCAGTATTGTGAGTAGTGGATATGGTTATGGAGTGATGCCACTTCGTTTGATGACTATTTCAGAAATTGTCAGTATTGATGTGACTTTTGATAATCAAAAAAATCAGATTAATAACTAA
- the cmoA gene encoding carboxy-S-adenosyl-L-methionine synthase CmoA, with protein MSSKKDQLFSTPIDKLGDWTFDEKVAEVFPDMVKRSVPGYSNIIAMIGMLAERFVQADSRIYDLGCSLGAATLSIRRNISQKNCHIIAVDNSLAMVERCKRHIDSFKANTPVEVVCEDICNIEMKNASMVVLNFTLQFLTPENRQRILNNIYQALNPNGILVLSEKFSFEDSTIDELLFNMHHDFKRANGYSELEISQKRTMLENVMHTDTIETHRQRLSIAGFKHINTWFQCFNFGSIIAIK; from the coding sequence ATGAGTTCAAAAAAAGATCAACTATTTTCAACACCTATTGATAAATTAGGTGACTGGACTTTCGATGAAAAAGTAGCAGAGGTTTTTCCTGATATGGTTAAACGGTCTGTTCCTGGTTACTCAAATATTATTGCTATGATAGGAATGCTAGCTGAACGGTTTGTACAAGCAGATTCAAGGATATATGACTTAGGTTGCTCATTAGGTGCGGCAACACTATCCATTCGGCGTAATATCAGCCAAAAGAATTGCCACATAATTGCTGTAGATAATTCTTTAGCAATGGTAGAACGTTGTAAACGACATATCGATTCATTTAAAGCTAACACGCCTGTTGAAGTTGTTTGTGAAGATATTTGTAATATCGAAATGAAAAATGCTTCGATGGTTGTATTAAATTTTACACTGCAATTTTTGACACCTGAAAATCGCCAACGCATTCTAAACAATATTTATCAAGCCCTCAATCCTAATGGTATACTGGTTTTATCCGAAAAATTTAGCTTTGAAGATTCAACCATTGATGAACTTCTATTTAATATGCATCATGATTTCAAACGCGCCAATGGTTATAGTGAATTAGAAATTAGTCAAAAAAGAACAATGTTAGAAAATGTTATGCATACCGACACCATTGAAACACATAGACAACGTCTATCTATAGCTGGTTTTAAACACATAAATACTTGGTTCCAATGTTTTAATTTTGGATCCATCATTGCAATTAAATAA
- the cmoB gene encoding tRNA 5-methoxyuridine(34)/uridine 5-oxyacetic acid(34) synthase CmoB, with amino-acid sequence MIDFGDFYQIIAKSKLSSWLEVLPAQLANWQKQNIDSRFNQWINSIKHLPSITPYHIDLLNSVTVSAEHSLSIGEQQRITNLLKNMMPWRKGPFNLYGVNIDTEWRSDWKWERLIQHIDNLEGRTVLDVGCNSGYHLWRMVGAGAKLAVGIDPVALYLCQFEAIKKLLGNDNRAHLLPLGIEELPNLNAFDTVFSMGVLYHRRSPIDHLFQLKNQLIQGGELVLETLIIEGENHHALMPGERYAQMPNVYFIPSVPTMINWLHKCGFKDIKVVDISFTSVNEQRSTDWMTSESLADFLDPNDKTKTIEGYPAPMRGVFIAKK; translated from the coding sequence ATGATCGATTTTGGTGATTTTTACCAGATTATCGCAAAAAGTAAACTCAGCAGCTGGCTTGAGGTATTACCAGCGCAATTAGCAAATTGGCAAAAACAAAATATTGATAGTCGTTTTAATCAATGGATTAACAGTATCAAACATTTACCCTCCATTACACCTTATCATATTGATTTATTGAATAGTGTAACGGTATCTGCTGAGCATTCTTTGTCAATTGGCGAACAACAACGTATCACTAATTTGTTAAAAAATATGATGCCTTGGCGTAAAGGTCCTTTTAATCTATATGGGGTAAATATTGATACCGAATGGCGCTCTGATTGGAAATGGGAACGACTAATTCAACATATAGATAATTTAGAAGGTAGAACGGTTTTAGATGTTGGTTGTAATAGTGGTTATCATCTATGGCGAATGGTAGGGGCAGGAGCAAAACTTGCAGTAGGAATTGATCCTGTGGCTCTTTATTTATGTCAATTCGAAGCAATAAAAAAATTGTTAGGTAATGATAACCGTGCACATTTACTGCCATTAGGCATCGAAGAATTACCAAATCTTAATGCATTTGATACCGTATTTTCAATGGGAGTCTTATATCATCGAAGATCTCCCATTGATCATCTTTTTCAATTGAAGAATCAACTTATTCAAGGCGGAGAATTGGTTCTTGAAACCCTCATTATTGAAGGAGAAAATCATCATGCATTAATGCCTGGTGAACGTTATGCACAAATGCCTAATGTTTATTTTATTCCTTCGGTACCAACAATGATCAATTGGTTACACAAGTGTGGGTTCAAAGACATAAAAGTAGTTGATATTTCCTTTACAAGTGTCAATGAACAGCGCAGCACCGACTGGATGACTTCTGAGTCATTAGCTGATTTTCTTGATCCCAACGATAAAACTAAAACTATTGAAGGCTATCCGGCGCCCATGCGTGGTGTGTTCATTGCTAAAAAATAG
- a CDS encoding alpha-2-macroglobulin, translating into MELLKFILRLPFYILQKSIEIISYFIIFLIALFKGILWFLGPIIGDIKWSTPSWLPELKKAYSSIGLKLNKFKTLIGTTIILSIIAFFSVNYAYHWYLNRPKPIEPAPIIIHKYSASVYSPDTSNIGLVINFSGSGYSPAPLENINKVITEGIIISPEIQGTWKWTSDKSVEFIPESKKWPLGVEYTITLDDKKLFAENNLLNSDQTIKYFVTKDFSYKFANSGELYLDPTLPDNRQVINKIEFSHPVDKNSFEKNINLSLYQTKDKEEDSDKFLKSIDFTINYDKNDTIAYVKSSAIPLLEKEGYLKITIDKGVISTDGGHPTRSLLSNTVSVPEKYNLSITNSAINLIEVSDQKIEQVLMLSFSHDVKATDVEKAIRVWQLPKSKDKEYKIRYYDKLSNSYKTKFQINDQILNNAKIISLKTIDSELPYQKQISFAFKAEQSSELYIQVLQPLPSYNGYFLKDQYQEVLTIPNYPISLGFAAEGSLLSLSGDKKLPVVSRNITDIKLKIDRVIPSQLQHLIAFNEHYNFENMDFGDLSNDHFVEKYNYDKNITGSPEELKYTEVDLSRFLTVDTDGKQNRGVFLLRLYGKSINNPDVDFYESRFIMVTDLGIISKKSLDQSYDLFIQSIDTGKPINNAKVSILGMNGITITSQSTDNTGHVKFEPLSEYYQGIRPTLFVVEKDGDLSFLPINASDRKLYLSRFDIGGIRETLQGGELSSHIFSDRGIYRPGDTFHIGTIIRAEKWANSLAGITIDAEIYDPKSNLVLKKPIVLDKSGFNELSYKTNYESPTGDWHINLYLKNEDNDDDYRILLGTSSIVVREFEPDKTAVTLKLLPEIKDGWSKPDQLIAEIHAKNLFGTDAADRRVTNTLILEPSVPHFKKYEDYYFYQYISGSRNSFKVELDELQTDDNGKVIVNLNDNMESFEGNYTLRMLTEVFEPDSGRSVAATATTFVSPNEYLVGAKSDGSLSYINRDATRYIDFIAINPSLNKIPLSDLKLTIIEEKYLSVLVKQPSGVYKYESRKKENVISEEPFAISQEKTTYKIDSKNPGNYKIQLRANDGQLLYQSHYNVVGEANVTRDLDRDAELMLKIKQKAYNPGDEIEIAITAPYVGSGIITIERDKVYAWKWFHTDTTSSIQKITLPKDMTNNGYINVQFIRDPNSEEIFMSPLSYGVIPFKISNEQFNDKIVLKAPKTIKPGDTLPITLKTNTPQKAVIFAIDEGILQVSNYKLSDPLNSFLRKKALSVRTSQILDLILPEFRHLLNISAPGGDADSEDALSGHLNPFKRKIDEPVAFWSGLIDVEGTKTVEYKVPDYFNGKIRIMAISVGEQTMGHTQMSTTVHNDIVLQPNAPYFAAPNDQFEVSINVTNLIENIGEQSVPIKVKVSTTPHLTIIDEDQHTIELANGKTGSLKFKFKANEMFGSADFHFTASYGDIIINRNVSTSIRPITEYRLQTIMGRMDGSKETFSDFRDMYENFSKREASVSFSPFILSKGLSTYLENYPHFCSEQILSRAIPVLVAGKYRDFNLASKQGLTPLSELFQILQSRQNDEGAIGLWYSTYNVDPFITLYAVNFMLEAKEMGQVIPQKMLDNANKYLEQLAQSSYSNNYNLRLRAYAIYLLTRQNKVTTNYLASLLSDLKRNDSSWQTDLTALYVASSYQMLKMDKEANKLLKPIWQDLESAYNHAWWTHNYYDPLVINAGKIYLISKHFPERAKEIPAQALENMVLMLNKQKYTTQSSAMTILALSSYSSSIDNAKLKNDSLQINTISKDNGVEKQKIIAKLKGILAKGQFSAQDSTLNVINSTDYPAWYLISQQGYDRNIPQKPIKQGLEVYREFTDLDGNPVEQVKLGDKINVTVQIRAIAKEGATNIAIVDLLPGGFEVIQQPITPANELKGEYTQDDDEYEENDDYSEENHFNWVSPIAIKTGNNTWYPEYTDVREDRVIIYGSTSNNKIQKFTYQIKATSVGTYTVPPAFGEAMYDRDIQAVSKGGNTITIRPNE; encoded by the coding sequence ATGGAATTACTCAAATTTATATTACGGCTCCCCTTTTATATATTACAAAAATCAATCGAAATCATTAGTTATTTCATTATTTTTTTAATTGCATTATTTAAAGGTATTCTTTGGTTTTTAGGTCCTATTATTGGTGATATAAAATGGTCAACACCAAGTTGGTTACCTGAATTAAAAAAAGCCTACTCTTCAATCGGATTAAAATTAAATAAATTTAAAACGCTTATTGGTACAACAATTATCTTATCAATAATTGCCTTTTTTTCAGTCAATTATGCTTATCATTGGTATCTCAATCGTCCTAAACCAATTGAACCAGCGCCAATAATTATTCACAAATATTCTGCATCTGTCTATTCTCCTGACACATCTAACATCGGATTAGTTATTAACTTTTCCGGAAGTGGGTATAGTCCAGCGCCATTAGAGAACATTAATAAAGTAATAACCGAAGGCATCATCATTTCACCTGAAATTCAAGGTACATGGAAATGGACGTCTGATAAATCAGTTGAGTTTATACCTGAATCAAAAAAATGGCCACTTGGCGTTGAATACACAATCACATTAGATGATAAAAAATTGTTTGCAGAGAATAATTTATTAAATAGTGATCAAACTATTAAATACTTTGTTACTAAAGATTTTAGTTATAAATTTGCCAATTCAGGGGAACTTTATCTAGATCCAACATTACCCGATAATAGACAAGTAATAAATAAAATAGAGTTTTCTCATCCCGTTGATAAAAACAGTTTTGAAAAAAACATCAATTTATCATTGTATCAAACAAAAGATAAAGAAGAAGATTCAGATAAGTTTTTAAAAAGTATCGATTTTACAATAAATTATGACAAAAACGATACGATTGCTTATGTCAAAAGTTCAGCTATTCCTTTGCTTGAAAAAGAAGGGTATTTAAAGATAACTATTGACAAAGGTGTTATTTCAACCGATGGAGGGCATCCAACTCGGTCTCTTTTGAGTAATACAGTTTCTGTTCCGGAAAAATATAATTTAAGTATAACAAATAGTGCGATTAATCTTATTGAAGTAAGTGATCAAAAAATAGAACAAGTATTAATGCTTTCTTTTTCTCATGATGTAAAAGCCACTGACGTAGAAAAAGCAATTAGAGTATGGCAATTACCTAAATCAAAAGATAAAGAGTATAAAATCAGATATTACGATAAATTATCCAACAGTTATAAAACTAAATTTCAAATTAATGATCAAATCTTAAATAATGCTAAAATTATTTCACTCAAAACGATCGATTCAGAGCTGCCTTATCAAAAACAAATCAGTTTTGCTTTTAAAGCCGAACAAAGCTCAGAACTTTACATTCAAGTATTACAACCGTTACCTTCATACAATGGTTACTTTTTAAAAGATCAATATCAAGAAGTATTAACTATTCCTAACTATCCAATTTCTCTTGGTTTTGCAGCTGAAGGGTCTCTATTATCATTATCAGGGGATAAAAAGTTACCTGTTGTATCACGCAACATAACGGATATTAAGCTCAAAATTGATCGGGTTATTCCGTCACAACTCCAACATCTCATTGCGTTTAACGAGCATTATAATTTTGAAAATATGGATTTTGGTGACCTAAGTAACGACCACTTTGTTGAAAAATACAATTATGACAAAAATATTACTGGCTCACCAGAAGAGCTCAAATACACTGAAGTTGATTTAAGTCGTTTTTTAACTGTAGATACTGATGGAAAACAAAATCGTGGTGTCTTTTTATTAAGGTTATATGGAAAAAGCATCAATAATCCAGATGTAGACTTTTATGAGTCACGTTTTATTATGGTGACTGATTTAGGTATTATATCTAAAAAATCTCTCGATCAATCCTATGACCTATTTATTCAATCAATTGATACTGGCAAACCAATCAATAATGCTAAAGTATCTATATTAGGCATGAATGGCATAACCATCACCTCTCAAAGCACAGATAACACTGGTCATGTCAAATTTGAGCCATTATCTGAATACTATCAAGGGATCAGACCAACTTTATTTGTTGTTGAAAAAGATGGTGATTTATCTTTCCTACCAATTAATGCCTCTGATCGAAAATTATACTTGTCTCGTTTTGATATAGGAGGCATTCGTGAGACGCTTCAAGGAGGAGAACTAAGTTCACATATCTTCTCAGATCGCGGTATTTATCGTCCCGGTGATACATTCCACATCGGAACGATTATAAGAGCTGAAAAATGGGCTAATTCTCTTGCTGGGATTACAATAGATGCTGAAATTTATGATCCCAAATCAAATTTAGTATTAAAGAAACCTATCGTTCTTGATAAATCAGGATTTAATGAGTTGAGCTATAAAACCAACTATGAATCCCCTACTGGCGATTGGCATATTAATTTATATTTAAAAAATGAAGATAACGATGACGATTATCGCATTTTATTAGGGACAAGTTCTATTGTCGTGCGTGAATTTGAGCCAGACAAAACAGCAGTAACATTAAAACTTCTACCTGAAATAAAAGATGGTTGGTCAAAACCAGACCAGTTAATTGCTGAAATTCATGCTAAAAACTTATTTGGCACTGATGCTGCTGATCGTCGAGTAACAAATACCTTAATTCTTGAACCATCAGTTCCTCATTTTAAAAAATATGAAGATTACTATTTCTATCAATATATATCAGGAAGTCGTAATAGTTTTAAAGTTGAACTTGATGAATTACAGACTGATGATAATGGTAAAGTTATAGTTAATCTAAATGACAATATGGAGAGTTTCGAAGGCAATTATACATTAAGAATGCTCACTGAAGTTTTTGAGCCTGATAGTGGGCGCAGTGTAGCGGCAACTGCAACAACCTTTGTCTCCCCAAATGAATACCTTGTTGGCGCTAAAAGTGATGGCAGCTTAAGTTACATTAATCGTGACGCAACCCGTTACATCGATTTTATTGCAATAAATCCATCATTAAACAAAATACCTCTATCAGATTTAAAGCTCACTATTATTGAAGAAAAATACCTTTCAGTATTAGTTAAACAACCATCTGGAGTTTATAAATATGAGTCTCGCAAAAAAGAGAACGTAATTTCTGAAGAGCCATTTGCAATTAGTCAGGAAAAAACGACTTACAAAATAGACAGTAAAAACCCTGGTAACTATAAAATCCAACTAAGAGCAAATGATGGTCAACTACTCTATCAAAGCCACTACAACGTTGTCGGAGAAGCAAATGTTACACGTGATTTAGATCGAGATGCTGAATTAATGCTAAAAATAAAACAGAAGGCTTATAATCCTGGTGATGAGATTGAAATAGCGATTACTGCACCTTATGTGGGAAGTGGAATTATTACAATTGAGCGGGATAAAGTTTATGCATGGAAATGGTTCCATACCGATACAACAAGCTCAATACAAAAAATAACATTACCTAAAGATATGACTAACAATGGTTATATCAATGTTCAATTTATTCGGGATCCAAATTCCGAAGAAATTTTCATGAGTCCATTAAGCTATGGCGTAATACCATTTAAAATCTCTAACGAGCAATTTAACGATAAAATCGTTTTAAAGGCACCAAAAACAATTAAACCTGGTGATACTTTACCGATTACTCTTAAAACTAATACACCTCAAAAAGCCGTCATATTTGCGATAGATGAAGGAATTTTACAAGTATCCAATTATAAATTAAGCGATCCGTTAAATAGTTTTTTACGTAAAAAAGCATTATCGGTTAGAACCTCACAAATATTAGATTTAATATTACCTGAGTTTCGTCATCTACTTAATATTTCAGCGCCAGGAGGCGATGCTGATTCTGAAGATGCATTATCTGGTCACTTGAATCCATTCAAACGAAAAATTGATGAGCCAGTTGCTTTCTGGTCAGGACTAATTGACGTTGAAGGCACGAAAACGGTGGAGTACAAAGTACCTGATTATTTCAATGGTAAAATCCGCATTATGGCAATATCTGTTGGAGAACAGACAATGGGACATACCCAAATGTCAACGACAGTACATAATGATATTGTTTTACAACCTAATGCTCCATATTTTGCCGCACCAAATGATCAATTTGAAGTGAGCATTAATGTGACAAATCTCATCGAAAATATTGGTGAGCAAAGTGTACCTATTAAAGTTAAGGTTTCAACTACGCCTCATTTAACAATTATTGATGAAGATCAACACACTATTGAATTAGCAAATGGAAAAACTGGAAGTTTGAAATTCAAATTTAAAGCAAACGAAATGTTTGGTAGCGCAGATTTTCATTTTACTGCTAGTTATGGTGATATCATCATAAATCGTAATGTAAGCACATCGATAAGACCAATTACAGAATATCGATTACAAACGATTATGGGTAGAATGGATGGCAGTAAAGAGACTTTCAGCGATTTCAGAGACATGTATGAAAACTTCAGTAAACGTGAAGCATCTGTGTCATTTTCACCGTTCATATTAAGTAAAGGACTAAGCACTTATTTAGAAAATTATCCTCACTTCTGTTCAGAACAAATTCTAAGTCGAGCTATTCCCGTGTTAGTTGCAGGAAAATATCGAGATTTCAATCTTGCCTCAAAGCAAGGATTAACACCATTATCTGAACTATTCCAAATACTTCAATCAAGACAGAATGATGAAGGTGCAATTGGATTATGGTATTCAACCTACAACGTCGATCCATTTATTACTTTATATGCTGTTAATTTTATGCTTGAAGCAAAAGAGATGGGACAAGTTATACCACAAAAAATGTTAGATAATGCGAACAAATATTTAGAACAGTTGGCACAATCTTCCTATAGTAATAACTACAATTTGCGATTACGAGCTTATGCTATTTATCTATTAACTCGTCAAAATAAAGTAACAACTAATTATTTAGCATCATTATTAAGTGATCTTAAAAGGAATGATTCATCATGGCAAACAGATCTGACTGCTTTGTATGTTGCATCATCTTATCAAATGTTAAAGATGGATAAAGAAGCCAATAAATTACTTAAACCAATTTGGCAAGATTTGGAAAGTGCCTATAACCATGCATGGTGGACACATAATTACTATGACCCATTAGTCATTAATGCAGGCAAAATTTATTTAATTAGCAAGCATTTTCCCGAAAGAGCAAAAGAAATTCCCGCTCAAGCACTCGAAAATATGGTGTTAATGTTAAATAAACAAAAATACACAACGCAATCATCTGCTATGACAATCCTTGCTTTAAGTAGTTATTCATCAAGCATTGATAATGCAAAACTAAAAAATGATTCGCTACAAATTAATACTATTTCGAAAGATAATGGTGTTGAAAAACAAAAAATCATTGCGAAATTAAAAGGTATTTTAGCTAAAGGTCAATTCAGTGCACAAGATTCAACATTAAATGTTATCAATAGCACTGATTATCCAGCATGGTATCTTATTTCACAACAAGGCTATGACAGAAATATTCCACAAAAACCTATCAAACAAGGTCTAGAAGTTTATCGAGAATTTACTGATCTTGATGGTAACCCAGTTGAACAGGTTAAACTCGGTGATAAAATCAATGTTACAGTTCAAATTCGAGCGATAGCCAAAGAAGGAGCAACCAATATTGCCATAGTAGATTTATTACCTGGTGGTTTCGAGGTTATCCAACAACCTATTACACCAGCAAATGAACTCAAAGGCGAATATACCCAAGATGATGATGAATATGAAGAGAATGATGATTATAGTGAAGAAAATCATTTTAATTGGGTTTCACCAATTGCTATAAAAACAGGTAACAACACATGGTATCCGGAATATACTGATGTACGTGAAGATCGAGTTATTATTTATGGTTCTACTTCAAATAATAAAATACAAAAATTCACTTATCAGATTAAAGCAACGAGTGTCGGAACTTATACCGTTCCACCTGCATTCGGTGAAGCAATGTACGATCGTGATATTCAAGCGGTATCTAAAGGTGGTAACACAATTACGATTCGACCAAATGAATAA
- a CDS encoding LexA family transcriptional regulator translates to MSKSCIVLGTVDSTIKNYLPLVDTPVRAGFPSPADDYLEAKLDLTDHLVKHPSATYYIKAQGESMINYGIFSGDLLVVDRSLVPQIEDIVVAAVDGELTCKCLGFIDGQHYLLSGNELYPPISLAGKEVHIWGVVIHTIHSLRKRGHA, encoded by the coding sequence TTGAGTAAATCCTGTATTGTGCTAGGAACCGTTGATAGCACTATCAAAAATTACTTACCTTTGGTTGATACTCCTGTCAGGGCTGGCTTTCCATCCCCTGCTGATGATTACTTAGAAGCCAAACTGGACTTAACTGATCATTTAGTTAAACACCCAAGTGCTACTTATTATATTAAAGCACAAGGTGAATCAATGATTAACTATGGTATTTTTAGTGGTGATCTTTTAGTGGTAGATCGGTCATTGGTACCCCAAATAGAAGATATTGTTGTTGCAGCTGTTGATGGTGAACTAACATGCAAGTGCCTGGGATTTATTGATGGGCAACATTATCTATTATCGGGCAATGAACTTTATCCCCCTATTTCATTAGCGGGTAAAGAAGTTCATATTTGGGGCGTTGTTATACATACTATCCATTCTTTACGAAAGCGTGGTCATGCATGA
- a CDS encoding AEC family transporter — protein MNLIWSAVGQVVSSCLPVFLLIFLGWLCVHQNIFTKDSKKLLSGLVSNFVFPALLFVHTSHAKPSEIFNGIWMIAFFCTMSFLWIICFLTNKYILHKDLKSTAMNSMLCCFPNMGGMGVPFLTLMLGASSTISVAVANFVVALSLIPMTIFLLELCDTKISGGKVTSNMVFSAVKNSLMKPMFLAVILGLIVSVTDGTKWLPHFVFNTFDIMSNACNFISLIAVGVGIYGVKLNFSKPLIVNVILKSFFTPVVALIAVHLFGITGMEAEELVFLLAMPTASTAVILAYNWNVEQEQASSIFFASTILSIFILPTLLLIMHFTVPGVQ, from the coding sequence ATGAATCTAATTTGGTCAGCAGTAGGGCAAGTTGTTAGTTCTTGTCTTCCGGTGTTTTTATTAATTTTTCTTGGTTGGTTGTGTGTTCATCAGAATATTTTTACCAAAGATTCCAAGAAGCTATTATCCGGTTTAGTATCAAACTTTGTATTTCCGGCATTGCTTTTTGTGCATACATCACATGCTAAGCCGTCTGAAATATTCAACGGCATCTGGATGATTGCATTTTTCTGTACAATGTCATTTTTGTGGATAATTTGTTTTTTAACCAATAAATACATTTTGCATAAAGATTTAAAATCAACAGCAATGAACTCTATGTTATGTTGTTTCCCAAATATGGGAGGAATGGGCGTACCATTTTTAACATTGATGTTAGGTGCTTCGTCAACCATTTCAGTCGCTGTAGCGAATTTTGTGGTGGCGTTATCATTAATACCAATGACAATTTTCTTATTGGAATTATGTGATACGAAAATATCTGGCGGAAAAGTGACTAGTAATATGGTATTTAGCGCAGTGAAGAACTCGTTAATGAAACCAATGTTTTTAGCGGTCATTCTTGGTTTAATTGTTAGTGTTACAGATGGAACAAAATGGTTACCACATTTTGTATTTAATACCTTTGATATTATGTCAAATGCTTGTAACTTTATTTCGTTAATAGCTGTTGGGGTTGGTATTTATGGTGTTAAATTGAATTTTTCAAAACCATTAATTGTCAATGTGATTTTGAAAAGCTTCTTTACGCCAGTGGTTGCATTAATTGCTGTGCATCTTTTTGGTATTACTGGTATGGAAGCGGAAGAGTTAGTATTCTTGTTAGCTATGCCGACAGCATCAACAGCCGTTATTTTGGCTTATAATTGGAATGTTGAGCAAGAACAAGCTTCAAGTATCTTCTTTGCTTCGACAATTTTATCCATATTTATTTTACCAACGTTGCTTTTAATTATGCATTTTACCGTACCTGGTGTGCAATAA